From a region of the Triticum aestivum cultivar Chinese Spring chromosome 7D, IWGSC CS RefSeq v2.1, whole genome shotgun sequence genome:
- the LOC123164723 gene encoding RNA-binding protein 38 — MMTPQRSPAVMAGGGGGGGGGGGGGGGGTPALHYLSGPYGDTTYTKVFVGGLAWETRSEGLRAHFEAYGDILEAVVITDRATGRSKGYGFVTFRDPDSARMACMDPYPVIDGRRANCNLAILGRPGPAVPFGPIGPIMPYNGGAAVPGGMYVPSPTYQQPPYNYSQALVYPPYGPSTYGPEYLYPQNAYGPYVGQQYVPVYGGPRTVGPAVYPYGQFGQPVPSDHSYSPGYVPGHLLPLSNQNAANARASAVQQQYPPGAPRPQQQLLLPARVQQFPPNNVSEQMSG; from the exons ATGATGACGCCGCAGCGGTCGCCGGCGGTGATggcggggggaggaggaggaggcggagggggagggggcggcgggggtggcgggACGCCGGCGCTGCACTACCTGAGCGGGCCCTACGGGGACACGACGTACACCAAGGTGTTCGTGGGGGGCCTGGCGTGGGAGACGCGGAGCGAGGGCCTGCGCGCGCACTTCGAGGCCTACGGGGACATCCTCGAGGCCGTCGTCATCACCGACCGCGCCACCGGGAGGTCCAAGGGATACGGATTC GTGACCTTCCGGGATCCAGATTCGGCGAGGATGGCCTGCATGGATCCCTATCCGGTAATTGACGGGCGGCGTGCCAACTGTAATCTTGCCATCCTGGGGCGACCTGGACCAGCTGTGCCTTTTG GACCTATAGGGCCGATCATGCCATACAATGGAGGTGCGGCGGTTCCAGGAGGCATGTATGTACCAAGCCCAACATATCAGCAACCCCCCTACAACTACTCGCAGGCTCTTGTGTATCCCCCTTATGG GCCATCAACGTATGGACCGGAATACTTGTATCCACAG AATGCCTATGGTCCATATGTTGGACAACAGTATGTCCCGGTATATGGTGGTCCCAGAACAGTAGGCCCAGCGGTTTACCCGTATGGGCAGTTTGGCCAACCTGTGCCAAGTGATCATTCTTATTCACCTGGCTATGTGCCAGGTCACCTTCTCCCACTATCGAATCAAAATGCTGCAAATGCGCGTGCATCAGCGGTTCAGCAACAATATCCTCCAG GAGCTCCACGCCCTCAGCAACAGCTCTTGCTCCCTGCTCGCGTGCAACAGTTCCCACCAAACAATGTCTCCGAACAAATGTCGGGATGA